A single region of the Ornithorhynchus anatinus isolate Pmale09 chromosome 13, mOrnAna1.pri.v4, whole genome shotgun sequence genome encodes:
- the KIF9 gene encoding kinesin-like protein KIF9 isoform X4 — MSTKSRKARAFVRVRPTDDFPHDVMRFGPDNKTLEIHVEKDSRRGVVNNQQTDWSFEMDGILHDASQDSVYGAVAEEAVAQAIEGYNGTIMCYGQTGAGKTYTMTGVTERYQDRGILPRALRQVFKTAEGHPSLSVGVRVSYLEIYNETLLDLLAGPPAETRLTVTESPRGVFVKGLSVHPARHEEDAFDLLFQGEANRIVSSHTLNRNSSRSHCIFTIYLEAHSRDPSEERYVVSKINLVDLAGSERLGKTGSDGQVPKEATYINKSLTFLEQAVTALADRRREHVPFRRCKLTHALKDSLGGNCNTVLVANVYGEAAQLEETLSSLRFASRMRAVATQPAANEKYHPERMVKNLEKELLVLREELAIQNTLANRKLIAYDPLNEAQIAEINAQVHRSSTSARSRRCSTSSE, encoded by the exons ATGAGCACCAAGAGTCGGAAGGCGCGCGCGTTCGTCCGCGTCCGGCCCACGGACGACTTCCCTCACGACGTGATGCGGTTCGGGCCGGACAACAAG ACCCTAGAAATCCACGTGGAGAAAGACAGTCGGCGAGGCGTGGTCAACAACCAGCAGACGGACTGGTCGTTTGAGATGGACGGGATCCTGCACGACGCCTCCCAGGACTCCGTCTACGGGGCCGTGGCCGAGGAAGCGGTGGCGCAAGCGATCGAGGGCTATAACG GCACCATCATGTGTTACGGGCAGACGGGAGCCGGGAAGACGTACACCATGACGGGAGTGACGGAACGCTACCAGGACCGAGGCATCCTCCCGCGAGCGCTGCGACAG gtgttCAAGACGGCGGAAGGACACCCCTCGCTGTCCGTCGGCGTGAGGGTCTCGTACCTGGAGATCTACAACGAGACGCTGCTGGACCTGctggccggcccgcccgccgagACGCGGCTGACGGTGACGGAGAGCCCCCGCGGCGTCTTCGTCAAGGGGCTGTCGGTCCACCCCGCCCGCCACGAGGAGGACGCCTTCGACCTCCTCTTCCAG GGCGAGGCCAACAGGATCGTCTCCTCCCACACGCTCAACAGAAACTCGTCCCGTTCCCACTGCATCTTTACCATCTACCTGGAG GCCCATTCCCGGGACCCGTCGGAGGAGAGATACGTCGTCTCCAAGATCAACCTGGTGGACCTGGCGGGATCCGAGCGGCTGGGCAAGACCGGG TCGGACGGGCAGGTCCCGAAGGAGGCCACCTACATCAACAAATCGCTGACCTTCCTGGAGCAGGCCGTCACGGCCCTGGCCGACCGCCGCCGAGAACACGTCCCCTTCCGGCGGTGCAAGCTCACCCACGCCCTCAAGGACTCGCTGG GGGGCAACTGCAATACGGTCCTGGTGGCCAACGTGTACGGCGAAGCCGCTCAGCTGGAGGAGACG CTCTCCTCTCTCCGCTTTGCTTCCCGAATGAGGGCGGTGGCCACCCAGCCCGCCGCCAACGAGAAATACCACCCGGAG CGGATGGTGAAGAACTTGGAGAAGGAGCTGCTGGTGCTGAGAGAGGAGCTGGCCATCCAGAACACGCTG gccAACCGCAAGCTGATCGCCTACGACCCCCTGAACGAAGCCCAGATCGCGGAGATCAACGCCCAGGTGCACCG ATCGTCAACGTCCGCCAGGTCCAGGAGGTGTTCAACCAGTTCAGAGTGA
- the KIF9 gene encoding kinesin-like protein KIF9 isoform X5, giving the protein MSTKSRKARAFVRVRPTDDFPHDVMRFGPDNKTLEIHVEKDSRRGVVNNQQTDWSFEMDGILHDASQDSVYGAVAEEAVAQAIEGYNGTIMCYGQTGAGKTYTMTGVTERYQDRGILPRALRQVFKTAEGHPSLSVGVRVSYLEIYNETLLDLLAGPPAETRLTVTESPRGVFVKGLSVHPARHEEDAFDLLFQGEANRIVSSHTLNRNSSRSHCIFTIYLEAHSRDPSEERYVVSKINLVDLAGSERLGKTGSDGQVPKEATYINKSLTFLEQAVTALADRRREHVPFRRCKLTHALKDSLGGNCNTVLVANVYGEAAQLEETLSSLRFASRMRAVATQPAANEKYHPESAVPGAWNGFGRR; this is encoded by the exons ATGAGCACCAAGAGTCGGAAGGCGCGCGCGTTCGTCCGCGTCCGGCCCACGGACGACTTCCCTCACGACGTGATGCGGTTCGGGCCGGACAACAAG ACCCTAGAAATCCACGTGGAGAAAGACAGTCGGCGAGGCGTGGTCAACAACCAGCAGACGGACTGGTCGTTTGAGATGGACGGGATCCTGCACGACGCCTCCCAGGACTCCGTCTACGGGGCCGTGGCCGAGGAAGCGGTGGCGCAAGCGATCGAGGGCTATAACG GCACCATCATGTGTTACGGGCAGACGGGAGCCGGGAAGACGTACACCATGACGGGAGTGACGGAACGCTACCAGGACCGAGGCATCCTCCCGCGAGCGCTGCGACAG gtgttCAAGACGGCGGAAGGACACCCCTCGCTGTCCGTCGGCGTGAGGGTCTCGTACCTGGAGATCTACAACGAGACGCTGCTGGACCTGctggccggcccgcccgccgagACGCGGCTGACGGTGACGGAGAGCCCCCGCGGCGTCTTCGTCAAGGGGCTGTCGGTCCACCCCGCCCGCCACGAGGAGGACGCCTTCGACCTCCTCTTCCAG GGCGAGGCCAACAGGATCGTCTCCTCCCACACGCTCAACAGAAACTCGTCCCGTTCCCACTGCATCTTTACCATCTACCTGGAG GCCCATTCCCGGGACCCGTCGGAGGAGAGATACGTCGTCTCCAAGATCAACCTGGTGGACCTGGCGGGATCCGAGCGGCTGGGCAAGACCGGG TCGGACGGGCAGGTCCCGAAGGAGGCCACCTACATCAACAAATCGCTGACCTTCCTGGAGCAGGCCGTCACGGCCCTGGCCGACCGCCGCCGAGAACACGTCCCCTTCCGGCGGTGCAAGCTCACCCACGCCCTCAAGGACTCGCTGG GGGGCAACTGCAATACGGTCCTGGTGGCCAACGTGTACGGCGAAGCCGCTCAGCTGGAGGAGACG CTCTCCTCTCTCCGCTTTGCTTCCCGAATGAGGGCGGTGGCCACCCAGCCCGCCGCCAACGAGAAATACCACCCGGAG agcgccgtgcccGGCGCGTGGAACGGATTCGGccgcagatag
- the KLHL18 gene encoding kelch-like protein 18 isoform X2: MVEDGVEELEDLVHFSVSDLPSRGYGVMEDIRRQGKLCDVTLKVDEHKFSAHRIVLAASIPYFHAMFTNDMMECKQDEIVMQGMDPSALEALINFAYNGHLAIDQQNVQSLLMGASFLQLQNIKDACCSFLRERLHPKNCLGVRQFAETMMCAVLYDSANSFVHRHFVEVSVAEEFLALPFDDVLELLSRDELNVKSEEQVFEAALAWIRYDREPREPRLPELLARIRLPLCRPQFLADRVQQDDLVRCCHKCRDLVDEAKDYHLMPERRPHLLAFKTRPRCCTSIAGLIYAVGGLNSAANFYAGDSLNVVEVFDPVANRWERCRPMTTARSRVGVAVVNGLLYAIGGYDGQLRLSTVEVYNPETDAWTRAGSMNSKRSAMGTVVLDGQIYVCGGYDGNSSLNSVETYSPETDKWTVITPMSSNRSAAGVTVFEGRVCVSGGHDGLQIFNSVECYNQHTGTWHPAAGMLNKRCRHGAASLGSKMFVCGGYDGSGFLSVAEAYSSAADQWSPIVPMNTRRSRVSLVANCGRLYAVGGYDGQSNLSSVEMYDPETDRWTFVAPMVCHEGGVGVGCVPLLTL; the protein is encoded by the exons ATGGTGGAGGACggggtggaggagctggaggacctggtgCACTTCTCCGTCTCCGACCTGCCCAGCCGCGGCTACGGCGTCATGGAGGACATCCGCCGCCAGGGAAAGCTCTGTGACGTCACGctcaag GTGGACGAGCACAAATTCAGCGCCCACCGGATCGTCTTGGCCGCCTCCATCCCCTACTTCCACGCCATGTTCACCAACGACATGATGGAGTGCAAGCAGGACGAGATCGTCATGCAGGGGATGGACCCGAG cgccctGGAGGCCCTGATCAACTTTGCCTACAACGGACACCTGGCCATCGACCAGCAGAACGTGCAGTCCCTGCTGATGGGCGCCAGCTTCCTGCAGCTGCAGAACATCAAGGACGCCTGCTGCTCCTTCCTCCGCGAGCG GCTCCACCCCAAGAACTGCCTGGGCGTGCGCCAGTTCGCGGAGACCATGATGTGCGCCGTCCTCTACGACTCGGCCAACAGCTTCGTCCACCGGCACTTCGTGGAGGTGTCCGTGGCCGAGGAGTTCCTGGCCCTGCCCTTCGACGACGTCCTCGAGCTGCTCTCCCGGGACGAGCTCAACGTGAAGTCGGAGGAACAG GTGTTCGAGGCGGCGCTGGCCTGGATCCGGTACGACCGCGAGCCGAGGGAGCCCCGCCTGCCCGAGCTGCTGGCCCGGATCCGCCTGCCCCTCTGCCGGCCGCAGTTCCTGGCCGACCGGGTCCAGCAGGACGACCTGGTGCGATGCTGTCACAAGTGCAG GGACCTGGTGGACGAAGCGAAGGACTACCACCTGATGCCCGAACGCCGGCCGCACCTGCTGGCCTTCAAGACCCGGCCCCGCTGCTGCACGTCCATCGCCGGCCTCATCTACGCCGTCGGGGGGCTCAACTCGGCAg CGAATTTTTATGCAGGCGACTCGCTGAACGTGGTGGAAGTCTTCGACCCCGTCGCCAACCGCTGGGAGAGGTGCCGGCCCATGACCACCGCCCGCAGCCGGGTCGGGGTGGCCGTCGTCAACGGGCTCCTCTACGCCATCGGGGGCTACGACGGCCAGCTGCGGCTCAGCACCGTGGAGGTCTACAACCCCGAGACCGACGCCTGGACCCGGGCGGGAAGCATGAACAGCAAGCGCAG TGCCATGGGGACCGTCGTGCTGGACGGGCAGATTTACGTCTGTGGCGGCTACGACGGCAACTCCTCCCTCAACTCGGTGGAGACCTACTCGCCCGAGACGGACAA GTGGACGGTCATCACCCCGATGAGCTCGAACCGCAGCGCGGCGGGCGTGACCGTGTTCGAGGGGCGGGTCTGCGTCTCCGGCGGGCACGACGGCCTGCAGATCTTCAACAGC GTGGAATGCTACAACCAGCACACGGGCACGTGGCACCCGGCGGCCGGCATGCTGAACAAGCGCTGTCGACACGGGGCCGCCTCGCTGGGCAGCAAGATGTTCGTCTGCGGCGGCTACGACGGGTCGGGCTTCCTCAGCGTCGCCGAGGCCTACAGCTCGGCGGCCGACCAGTGGTCCCCCATCGTCCCCATGAACACGCGCCGGAGCCGGGTCTCCCTGGTGGCCAACTGCGGGCGGCTGTACGCCGTGGGCGGCTACGACGGCCAGTCCAACCTCAGCTCGGTGGAGATGTACGACCCCGAGACGGACCGCTGGACGTTCGTGGCCCCCATGGTGTGTCACGAGGGGGGCGTCGGGGTGGGCTGCGTCCCGCTCCTCACCCTCtga
- the KLHL18 gene encoding kelch-like protein 18 isoform X1 — protein MVEDGVEELEDLVHFSVSDLPSRGYGVMEDIRRQGKLCDVTLKVDEHKFSAHRIVLAASIPYFHAMFTNDMMECKQDEIVMQGMDPSALEALINFAYNGHLAIDQQNVQSLLMGASFLQLQNIKDACCSFLRERLHPKNCLGVRQFAETMMCAVLYDSANSFVHRHFVEVSVAEEFLALPFDDVLELLSRDELNVKSEEQVFEAALAWIRYDREPREPRLPELLARIRLPLCRPQFLADRVQQDDLVRCCHKCRDLVDEAKDYHLMPERRPHLLAFKTRPRCCTSIAGLIYAVGGLNSAVANFYAGDSLNVVEVFDPVANRWERCRPMTTARSRVGVAVVNGLLYAIGGYDGQLRLSTVEVYNPETDAWTRAGSMNSKRSAMGTVVLDGQIYVCGGYDGNSSLNSVETYSPETDKWTVITPMSSNRSAAGVTVFEGRVCVSGGHDGLQIFNSVECYNQHTGTWHPAAGMLNKRCRHGAASLGSKMFVCGGYDGSGFLSVAEAYSSAADQWSPIVPMNTRRSRVSLVANCGRLYAVGGYDGQSNLSSVEMYDPETDRWTFVAPMVCHEGGVGVGCVPLLTL, from the exons ATGGTGGAGGACggggtggaggagctggaggacctggtgCACTTCTCCGTCTCCGACCTGCCCAGCCGCGGCTACGGCGTCATGGAGGACATCCGCCGCCAGGGAAAGCTCTGTGACGTCACGctcaag GTGGACGAGCACAAATTCAGCGCCCACCGGATCGTCTTGGCCGCCTCCATCCCCTACTTCCACGCCATGTTCACCAACGACATGATGGAGTGCAAGCAGGACGAGATCGTCATGCAGGGGATGGACCCGAG cgccctGGAGGCCCTGATCAACTTTGCCTACAACGGACACCTGGCCATCGACCAGCAGAACGTGCAGTCCCTGCTGATGGGCGCCAGCTTCCTGCAGCTGCAGAACATCAAGGACGCCTGCTGCTCCTTCCTCCGCGAGCG GCTCCACCCCAAGAACTGCCTGGGCGTGCGCCAGTTCGCGGAGACCATGATGTGCGCCGTCCTCTACGACTCGGCCAACAGCTTCGTCCACCGGCACTTCGTGGAGGTGTCCGTGGCCGAGGAGTTCCTGGCCCTGCCCTTCGACGACGTCCTCGAGCTGCTCTCCCGGGACGAGCTCAACGTGAAGTCGGAGGAACAG GTGTTCGAGGCGGCGCTGGCCTGGATCCGGTACGACCGCGAGCCGAGGGAGCCCCGCCTGCCCGAGCTGCTGGCCCGGATCCGCCTGCCCCTCTGCCGGCCGCAGTTCCTGGCCGACCGGGTCCAGCAGGACGACCTGGTGCGATGCTGTCACAAGTGCAG GGACCTGGTGGACGAAGCGAAGGACTACCACCTGATGCCCGAACGCCGGCCGCACCTGCTGGCCTTCAAGACCCGGCCCCGCTGCTGCACGTCCATCGCCGGCCTCATCTACGCCGTCGGGGGGCTCAACTCGGCAg TAGCGAATTTTTATGCAGGCGACTCGCTGAACGTGGTGGAAGTCTTCGACCCCGTCGCCAACCGCTGGGAGAGGTGCCGGCCCATGACCACCGCCCGCAGCCGGGTCGGGGTGGCCGTCGTCAACGGGCTCCTCTACGCCATCGGGGGCTACGACGGCCAGCTGCGGCTCAGCACCGTGGAGGTCTACAACCCCGAGACCGACGCCTGGACCCGGGCGGGAAGCATGAACAGCAAGCGCAG TGCCATGGGGACCGTCGTGCTGGACGGGCAGATTTACGTCTGTGGCGGCTACGACGGCAACTCCTCCCTCAACTCGGTGGAGACCTACTCGCCCGAGACGGACAA GTGGACGGTCATCACCCCGATGAGCTCGAACCGCAGCGCGGCGGGCGTGACCGTGTTCGAGGGGCGGGTCTGCGTCTCCGGCGGGCACGACGGCCTGCAGATCTTCAACAGC GTGGAATGCTACAACCAGCACACGGGCACGTGGCACCCGGCGGCCGGCATGCTGAACAAGCGCTGTCGACACGGGGCCGCCTCGCTGGGCAGCAAGATGTTCGTCTGCGGCGGCTACGACGGGTCGGGCTTCCTCAGCGTCGCCGAGGCCTACAGCTCGGCGGCCGACCAGTGGTCCCCCATCGTCCCCATGAACACGCGCCGGAGCCGGGTCTCCCTGGTGGCCAACTGCGGGCGGCTGTACGCCGTGGGCGGCTACGACGGCCAGTCCAACCTCAGCTCGGTGGAGATGTACGACCCCGAGACGGACCGCTGGACGTTCGTGGCCCCCATGGTGTGTCACGAGGGGGGCGTCGGGGTGGGCTGCGTCCCGCTCCTCACCCTCtga
- the KLHL18 gene encoding kelch-like protein 18 isoform X3 produces MVEDGVEELEDLVHFSVSDLPSRGYGVMEDIRRQGKLCDVTLKVDEHKFSAHRIVLAASIPYFHAMFTNDMMECKQDEIVMQGMDPSALEALINFAYNGHLAIDQQNVQSLLMGASFLQLQNIKDACCSFLRERLHPKNCLGVRQFAETMMCAVLYDSANSFVHRHFVEVSVAEEFLALPFDDVLELLSRDELNVKSEEQVFEAALAWIRYDREPREPRLPELLARIRLPLCRPQFLADRVQQDDLVRCCHKCRDLVDEAKDYHLMPERRPHLLAFKTRPRCCTSIAGLIYAVGGLNSAGDSLNVVEVFDPVANRWERCRPMTTARSRVGVAVVNGLLYAIGGYDGQLRLSTVEVYNPETDAWTRAGSMNSKRSAMGTVVLDGQIYVCGGYDGNSSLNSVETYSPETDKWTVITPMSSNRSAAGVTVFEGRVCVSGGHDGLQIFNSVECYNQHTGTWHPAAGMLNKRCRHGAASLGSKMFVCGGYDGSGFLSVAEAYSSAADQWSPIVPMNTRRSRVSLVANCGRLYAVGGYDGQSNLSSVEMYDPETDRWTFVAPMVCHEGGVGVGCVPLLTL; encoded by the exons ATGGTGGAGGACggggtggaggagctggaggacctggtgCACTTCTCCGTCTCCGACCTGCCCAGCCGCGGCTACGGCGTCATGGAGGACATCCGCCGCCAGGGAAAGCTCTGTGACGTCACGctcaag GTGGACGAGCACAAATTCAGCGCCCACCGGATCGTCTTGGCCGCCTCCATCCCCTACTTCCACGCCATGTTCACCAACGACATGATGGAGTGCAAGCAGGACGAGATCGTCATGCAGGGGATGGACCCGAG cgccctGGAGGCCCTGATCAACTTTGCCTACAACGGACACCTGGCCATCGACCAGCAGAACGTGCAGTCCCTGCTGATGGGCGCCAGCTTCCTGCAGCTGCAGAACATCAAGGACGCCTGCTGCTCCTTCCTCCGCGAGCG GCTCCACCCCAAGAACTGCCTGGGCGTGCGCCAGTTCGCGGAGACCATGATGTGCGCCGTCCTCTACGACTCGGCCAACAGCTTCGTCCACCGGCACTTCGTGGAGGTGTCCGTGGCCGAGGAGTTCCTGGCCCTGCCCTTCGACGACGTCCTCGAGCTGCTCTCCCGGGACGAGCTCAACGTGAAGTCGGAGGAACAG GTGTTCGAGGCGGCGCTGGCCTGGATCCGGTACGACCGCGAGCCGAGGGAGCCCCGCCTGCCCGAGCTGCTGGCCCGGATCCGCCTGCCCCTCTGCCGGCCGCAGTTCCTGGCCGACCGGGTCCAGCAGGACGACCTGGTGCGATGCTGTCACAAGTGCAG GGACCTGGTGGACGAAGCGAAGGACTACCACCTGATGCCCGAACGCCGGCCGCACCTGCTGGCCTTCAAGACCCGGCCCCGCTGCTGCACGTCCATCGCCGGCCTCATCTACGCCGTCGGGGGGCTCAACTCGGCAg GCGACTCGCTGAACGTGGTGGAAGTCTTCGACCCCGTCGCCAACCGCTGGGAGAGGTGCCGGCCCATGACCACCGCCCGCAGCCGGGTCGGGGTGGCCGTCGTCAACGGGCTCCTCTACGCCATCGGGGGCTACGACGGCCAGCTGCGGCTCAGCACCGTGGAGGTCTACAACCCCGAGACCGACGCCTGGACCCGGGCGGGAAGCATGAACAGCAAGCGCAG TGCCATGGGGACCGTCGTGCTGGACGGGCAGATTTACGTCTGTGGCGGCTACGACGGCAACTCCTCCCTCAACTCGGTGGAGACCTACTCGCCCGAGACGGACAA GTGGACGGTCATCACCCCGATGAGCTCGAACCGCAGCGCGGCGGGCGTGACCGTGTTCGAGGGGCGGGTCTGCGTCTCCGGCGGGCACGACGGCCTGCAGATCTTCAACAGC GTGGAATGCTACAACCAGCACACGGGCACGTGGCACCCGGCGGCCGGCATGCTGAACAAGCGCTGTCGACACGGGGCCGCCTCGCTGGGCAGCAAGATGTTCGTCTGCGGCGGCTACGACGGGTCGGGCTTCCTCAGCGTCGCCGAGGCCTACAGCTCGGCGGCCGACCAGTGGTCCCCCATCGTCCCCATGAACACGCGCCGGAGCCGGGTCTCCCTGGTGGCCAACTGCGGGCGGCTGTACGCCGTGGGCGGCTACGACGGCCAGTCCAACCTCAGCTCGGTGGAGATGTACGACCCCGAGACGGACCGCTGGACGTTCGTGGCCCCCATGGTGTGTCACGAGGGGGGCGTCGGGGTGGGCTGCGTCCCGCTCCTCACCCTCtga